One Acinetobacter pullicarnis genomic region harbors:
- a CDS encoding Fe2+-dependent dioxygenase — MIHHIPNVLTPAQVQYFRQAMSQVEWVNGKVTAGTLSATVKHNQQLPEDHPLTHELSTIILEAVGQHPLFLSAAIPLDIIPPLFNRYEKSESFGMHVDNAIRRIRGSNERLRTDLSCTLFLSEPEEYVGGELVIEDTYGFHEVKLPAGDLLLYPATSLHEVTAITEGCRIASFFWVQSMVRDDAERHLLFNLDQSIQNLRLQLGDAHLEVIKLTNMYHNLIRKWAEL, encoded by the coding sequence ATGATTCATCATATTCCAAATGTCCTGACGCCAGCACAGGTGCAATATTTTCGACAAGCGATGTCACAAGTTGAATGGGTCAATGGCAAAGTCACAGCAGGAACGCTTTCTGCGACTGTCAAACATAATCAGCAATTGCCTGAAGACCATCCGCTTACCCATGAACTCAGTACCATTATCTTGGAAGCAGTCGGTCAACATCCATTATTTCTATCTGCGGCAATTCCTTTAGACATCATCCCGCCCCTATTTAATCGCTATGAAAAAAGTGAATCCTTTGGCATGCATGTCGACAATGCCATTCGACGCATTCGAGGCAGCAATGAGCGTTTAAGAACTGATTTATCTTGTACTTTGTTTTTATCCGAACCTGAAGAATATGTGGGGGGCGAGCTCGTCATTGAAGACACTTATGGCTTTCATGAAGTTAAGTTACCAGCAGGAGACTTATTGCTCTACCCAGCCACCAGCTTACATGAAGTCACTGCGATTACAGAGGGTTGTAGAATTGCCTCATTCTTTTGGGTACAAAGTATGGTGCGTGATGATGCTGAACGACATCTGCTGTTTAACCTTGATCAGAGTATTCAAAACCTACGTCTCCAATTGGGCGATGCACATCTTGAAGTTATTAAACTAACCAATATGTATCATAATCTTATACGTAAATGGGCTGAGCTTTGA